One segment of Zhihengliuella halotolerans DNA contains the following:
- a CDS encoding ABC transporter ATP-binding protein, which yields MNENSAANIPVAVSARGLRKVYGHGETQVEALRNIDIDFPTGRFTAIMGPSGSGKSTLMHCLAGLDSSSGGQIFVGGQEISGLDDAGLTTLRRDKVGFVFQSFNLVPTLTAEQNMLLPLQLAGRSVDRDWFDRVVASLGLAPRLAHKPHQLSGGQQQRVAVARALLTRPDVVFGDEPTGNLDSQTGAEVLRLLQDSARDLGQTIIMVTHDPVAASYADQVILMRDGDIVGALDDPTAASVTRALAEISGAAPLATGAGA from the coding sequence ATGAATGAGAACTCCGCTGCAAACATCCCCGTCGCAGTCTCGGCACGCGGCCTGCGCAAGGTCTACGGACACGGCGAGACCCAGGTCGAGGCACTGCGCAACATCGACATCGACTTCCCGACCGGGCGCTTCACGGCCATCATGGGCCCGTCCGGTTCCGGCAAATCCACCCTCATGCACTGCCTCGCGGGACTCGATTCGTCCTCCGGCGGGCAGATCTTCGTCGGCGGGCAGGAGATATCCGGCCTCGACGACGCGGGCCTGACGACCCTGCGCCGCGACAAAGTCGGATTCGTCTTCCAGTCCTTCAACCTCGTCCCGACGCTGACCGCAGAGCAGAACATGCTGCTACCGCTGCAGCTTGCCGGCCGGAGCGTCGACCGCGACTGGTTCGACCGCGTCGTCGCCTCCCTCGGCCTGGCGCCGCGCCTGGCGCACAAACCGCACCAGCTCTCGGGCGGTCAGCAGCAGCGCGTGGCTGTCGCCCGCGCACTGCTGACGCGACCGGACGTCGTCTTCGGCGACGAGCCGACAGGCAACCTCGACTCCCAGACCGGCGCAGAAGTACTGCGGCTCCTTCAGGATTCGGCGCGCGACCTCGGGCAGACCATCATCATGGTCACGCACGATCCCGTAGCCGCGAGCTACGCCGACCAGGTGATCCTCATGCGCGATGGCGACATCGTCGGGGCGCTCGATGACCCCACCGCCGCCTCGGTGACCCGCGCCCTCGCGGAGATCTCCGGGGCCGCACCCCTCGCCACGGGGGCCGGTGCCTGA
- a CDS encoding 3-isopropylmalate dehydrogenase codes for MSTRSIDLAVIPGDGIGPEVVTEAVKVLRRVAEGAGVDLQLTEYDLGANHWLETGEVLNEDTLAAIRQHEVILFGAVGAAPGDTRIPSGLIERELLLKLRFTLDHFVNLRPSKLYSGVPSPLANPGDIDFVVVREGTEGPYVGNGGALRVGTPHEIATEVSVNTAHGVERVVRDAFSRASRRERKKVTLVHKHNVLVHAGHLWRRTVEAVAAEFPDVSHDYMHVDAATIFMTTDPARFDVIVTDNLFGDILTDLAGAITGGIGLAASGNINMDRTEPSMFEPVHGSAPDIAGQQKADPTAAILSVALLLEHVGLPDAARAVERAVEEDITSRAELTDVRTTVEIGDAIVSLVA; via the coding sequence ATGAGCACCCGCAGCATCGATCTAGCAGTCATCCCGGGCGACGGCATCGGCCCGGAAGTCGTCACCGAGGCCGTCAAGGTCCTCCGCCGCGTCGCCGAAGGCGCCGGAGTCGACCTTCAGCTGACCGAGTACGACCTCGGCGCCAACCACTGGCTGGAGACCGGCGAAGTCCTCAATGAGGACACGCTGGCCGCGATTCGCCAGCACGAGGTCATCCTCTTCGGTGCGGTCGGCGCGGCACCGGGGGACACCCGGATCCCCTCGGGCCTGATCGAGCGCGAACTGCTGCTCAAATTGCGCTTCACCTTGGACCACTTCGTGAACCTGCGTCCGTCCAAGCTGTACTCTGGCGTTCCCAGCCCCCTCGCCAACCCGGGTGACATCGACTTCGTCGTCGTCCGCGAGGGGACAGAGGGCCCCTACGTCGGCAACGGCGGCGCATTGCGCGTGGGCACCCCGCACGAGATCGCGACCGAGGTCTCCGTCAACACGGCTCACGGCGTCGAGCGCGTCGTGCGCGACGCGTTCTCCCGTGCCTCCCGCCGCGAGCGCAAGAAGGTCACGCTCGTGCACAAGCACAACGTACTCGTGCACGCGGGACACCTGTGGCGCCGCACGGTCGAGGCCGTGGCCGCCGAGTTCCCGGACGTCAGTCACGACTACATGCACGTCGACGCCGCGACGATCTTCATGACCACGGACCCGGCACGGTTCGATGTGATCGTCACCGATAACCTCTTCGGCGACATCCTCACGGACCTGGCCGGGGCCATCACGGGCGGCATCGGCCTCGCCGCGAGCGGCAACATCAACATGGACCGCACCGAGCCAAGCATGTTCGAACCCGTGCACGGTTCCGCGCCGGATATCGCGGGGCAGCAGAAGGCCGATCCTACGGCCGCCATCCTGTCCGTCGCCCTGCTGCTCGAGCACGTGGGTCTGCCCGACGCCGCCCGCGCCGTCGAGCGCGCCGTCGAGGAGGACATCACCAGCCGCGCCGAGCTCACGGACGTGCGCACGACGGTGGAAATCGGCGATGCGATTGTGTCGCTCGTGGCCTAA
- a CDS encoding LCP family protein, with protein MDSSPHLLRRRLMPLAGGLASLSLVLAGCSAPAPAPQESEAPSATASPTPEVPDVATGDMPRELAELIVGWYQGADVPTGGRLDSAVSSRTTSSGSLTVEAELGTWNGEEIAVLTSGDDVSLAVAVEGDAEEPPVWTIVGGWWPSQGIDMPALGEGARHILFVGADAREKEGELITSTRADALQVVGVDGMGGGGIVGIPRDLWVPLAGGGEAKINAALVFGGPEGQQQAVTNASEIELDGYVLTGFLGFQSIVEDSGGLSLDAPVRVKDVPAGDVVLNPVDALMYVRERKTLPGGDFDRSFHQGVALLGFGARALLDGPGALARSLAVVDPHVHTNVSAEDMLTFAAWLYRADLSKVGHAVPPAPFGTSSDGQSILVNDDGVQAVFDDFADGRLDD; from the coding sequence ATGGACTCATCCCCGCACCTGCTCCGGCGCCGGCTGATGCCTCTCGCCGGGGGCCTCGCGTCCCTCTCGTTGGTGCTGGCCGGCTGCTCGGCGCCGGCGCCCGCCCCGCAGGAATCCGAGGCCCCGTCCGCGACGGCTTCGCCGACACCGGAGGTGCCCGACGTCGCGACGGGTGACATGCCGCGGGAGCTCGCGGAATTGATCGTCGGCTGGTACCAGGGCGCCGACGTGCCCACCGGCGGACGCCTCGACTCGGCGGTGAGTTCACGGACGACGTCGTCGGGCTCCTTGACGGTCGAGGCGGAGCTCGGGACCTGGAACGGGGAAGAGATCGCGGTTCTGACCTCTGGAGACGACGTGAGTCTGGCCGTCGCCGTCGAGGGGGACGCGGAGGAGCCGCCGGTGTGGACGATCGTCGGCGGGTGGTGGCCCAGCCAGGGCATCGACATGCCCGCCCTCGGCGAGGGCGCCCGGCACATCCTGTTCGTTGGCGCCGACGCGCGCGAGAAGGAAGGAGAGCTGATCACGTCGACGCGGGCCGACGCTCTGCAGGTCGTCGGCGTCGACGGCATGGGCGGCGGCGGCATCGTGGGCATCCCGCGGGACCTGTGGGTTCCGCTGGCCGGCGGCGGCGAGGCGAAGATCAACGCGGCGCTGGTCTTCGGCGGACCCGAGGGGCAGCAGCAGGCGGTGACGAACGCGAGCGAGATCGAACTCGACGGCTACGTCCTGACCGGTTTCCTGGGGTTCCAGAGCATCGTCGAGGACTCCGGTGGGCTTTCGCTGGACGCGCCCGTCCGGGTCAAGGACGTGCCGGCTGGTGACGTGGTGCTGAACCCGGTCGACGCGCTGATGTACGTGCGGGAACGCAAGACCCTGCCGGGCGGGGACTTCGACCGCAGCTTCCACCAGGGCGTGGCACTGCTGGGGTTCGGTGCCCGGGCGCTGCTCGACGGGCCGGGCGCGCTGGCGCGGTCGCTGGCCGTCGTCGACCCGCATGTGCACACGAACGTCTCCGCCGAGGACATGCTGACGTTCGCCGCGTGGCTCTACCGTGCGGACTTGTCGAAAGTCGGGCACGCGGTGCCGCCGGCGCCGTTCGGCACCAGCAGCGACGGCCAGTCCATCCTCGTCAACGACGACGGTGTGCAGGCCGTGTTCGACGACTTCGCCGACGGCCGCCTCGACGATTGA
- the metG gene encoding methionine--tRNA ligase has product MTSTEQTPFYITTAISYPNGVPHIGHAYEVIATDAMARFKRLDGYDVFFMTGTDEHGQKMLQTAEKQGVSPRELAQRNSDSFQQMNDELGISYDRFIRTTDPDHTDAAQEIWRRMEANGDIYLDKYAGWYSVRDEAYYQEDDTELREDGVRYSKETDTPVTWTEEESYFFRLSAFQDKLLEHYRNAPDFGAPRSRFNEVIRFVERGLEDLSISRTTFDWGVPVPGNDKHVMYVWVDALTNYLTGVGFPDVQSASFKKYWPADVHVIGKDISRFHAIYWPAFLMSAGLELPGRVMIHGFLHNNGVKMSKSLGNVIAPAEFVDQYGLDAIRYFFLREVPFGADGSYSHDAIVGRMNADLSNNLGNLAQRSLSMVKKNCGSRVPPPGEFTAEDRAILDAAAALLSTVRDHYERQEFSRALEAIWTVLGDANAYFADQAPWVLRKTDEPRMRTVLYVTLEVVRRVALLVQPVMPDAASRLLDALGQADGAARVFTAFDEALEADAELPAPEPIFPRYEVPAEV; this is encoded by the coding sequence GTGACTTCTACCGAGCAGACCCCCTTCTACATCACCACCGCGATCTCGTACCCGAACGGCGTGCCGCACATCGGGCACGCCTACGAGGTCATCGCCACGGACGCGATGGCGCGTTTCAAGCGCCTCGACGGGTACGACGTGTTCTTCATGACCGGCACGGACGAGCACGGCCAGAAGATGCTGCAGACCGCCGAGAAACAGGGCGTGTCGCCGCGGGAGCTCGCGCAGCGCAACTCGGACTCCTTCCAGCAGATGAACGACGAGCTCGGGATCAGCTACGACCGCTTCATCCGCACCACGGACCCGGACCACACCGACGCCGCTCAGGAGATCTGGCGCCGGATGGAGGCGAACGGCGACATCTACCTGGACAAGTACGCCGGCTGGTACTCCGTGCGCGACGAGGCGTACTACCAGGAAGATGACACCGAGCTGCGCGAGGATGGCGTCCGGTACTCCAAGGAGACCGATACGCCGGTGACGTGGACGGAGGAGGAGTCCTACTTCTTCCGGCTGTCCGCTTTTCAGGACAAGCTCCTCGAGCACTACCGCAATGCTCCGGACTTCGGCGCGCCGCGCTCGCGCTTCAACGAGGTCATCCGCTTCGTCGAGCGCGGCCTCGAGGACTTGTCGATCTCCCGCACCACCTTCGACTGGGGTGTCCCGGTCCCGGGCAACGACAAGCACGTCATGTACGTGTGGGTCGATGCCCTGACCAACTACCTGACGGGCGTCGGCTTCCCGGATGTGCAGTCCGCGAGCTTCAAGAAGTACTGGCCGGCGGACGTGCACGTGATCGGCAAGGACATCTCCCGATTCCACGCGATTTACTGGCCGGCGTTCCTCATGTCCGCCGGGCTGGAGCTGCCGGGACGCGTCATGATCCACGGTTTCCTGCACAACAACGGCGTGAAGATGTCCAAGTCGCTGGGCAACGTGATCGCGCCGGCGGAGTTCGTCGACCAGTACGGTCTCGATGCGATCCGCTACTTCTTCCTGCGGGAGGTGCCGTTCGGTGCCGACGGCTCTTACAGCCACGACGCGATCGTCGGCCGCATGAACGCCGACCTATCCAATAATCTGGGCAACCTGGCGCAGCGATCGCTGTCGATGGTCAAGAAGAACTGCGGTTCGCGCGTCCCCCCGCCCGGCGAGTTCACCGCCGAGGACCGGGCGATCCTCGACGCCGCTGCAGCCCTGCTGTCGACCGTGCGCGACCACTACGAGCGCCAGGAGTTCAGCCGCGCGCTCGAGGCGATCTGGACCGTGCTCGGGGACGCCAACGCGTACTTCGCCGATCAGGCGCCGTGGGTCCTGCGCAAGACGGACGAGCCGCGCATGCGCACGGTGCTCTACGTGACGCTCGAGGTTGTGCGTCGGGTGGCGCTCCTGGTCCAGCCGGTCATGCCGGATGCCGCGAGCCGCCTGCTCGATGCCCTCGGCCAGGCCGACGGCGCGGCCCGCGTCTTCACCGCGTTCGACGAGGCACTCGAAGCCGACGCAGAGCTTCCCGCACCGGAGCCGATCTTCCCGCGCTACGAGGTGCCGGCGGAGGTGTAG
- a CDS encoding ABC transporter permease produces MLTLALANIRTYARRLIAVVLAVLIGTAFLAATLMVNASTTASLERSIGESYRDADLVAAVDWGNFTGDDATGILTHRDSRQAAGVPGVQSVRAYDVDSVRAATGEKTVSAGLTALPDDPWTPPALTAGELPSGNTQVLVDADSAADAGIAVGDSIELLTEASPKPVTVTVSGLAEPSMNPMTAANMQIYGLPHLLDATLTNEQLSQVTALHLKLDPGADPEAVAADVSAALADSDAGPISVQTAEAQVLAEVDQMTGGNQAITLILMVFVLVALVVTGLVVVNTFSVLLAQRIRELALLRTIGASRGQLNRSVLVEAAIVGFVSSLLGVGLATLIMTGLVAFAQTFPAAGFVTLAVPVEAVVITTVVGTLLTLAAAWWPARKATRVAPLEAMRPSDATTETQRLGRVRIVFGAVLTLLGGAVLGLGAAQGQLVVGFAGGLVSFIGLLLLAPLFVLPAIAGIGRLTGRTVPARLASLNAVRNPSRTAATATALLIGVTLVTMMMTGAQTAKATFDSRLAGEFLVDATVDGSMAGVELDADSVATVATLDGVESVVLATPAASEESGMTVFSAGADELASILNDPSLVPGTGEVTVPQYVKDDLVVPTKDGTTTLTSIISQSIAVPPFVTTETAATLGGKAPDYPAALWIKAEPGVDPAAALEMRADIAAALGVEEYSVSGGLMEKGLFTQIIDGLLMVVIGLLAVAVLIAVIGVANTLSLSVLERTRENSLLRALGLRARQLRSMLSLESVLVGVTAAVLGIVLGSVYGVLGVQSALGTMAATVVSIPWLQLVAVLAIAVLAAWLASVVPGRRAARLSPVEGLASE; encoded by the coding sequence ATGCTGACCCTCGCACTCGCGAACATCCGAACCTACGCCAGACGCCTCATCGCGGTCGTGCTCGCCGTACTCATCGGCACCGCGTTCCTCGCCGCGACCCTCATGGTCAACGCCAGCACGACCGCCTCGCTCGAGCGCAGCATCGGCGAATCGTACCGGGACGCCGACCTCGTCGCGGCCGTCGACTGGGGCAACTTCACCGGCGACGACGCCACCGGCATCCTCACCCACCGCGATTCTCGTCAGGCGGCCGGCGTCCCGGGGGTCCAGTCCGTCCGGGCCTACGACGTCGATTCGGTCCGCGCCGCGACCGGGGAGAAGACAGTCTCCGCGGGCCTCACGGCACTGCCCGACGATCCGTGGACCCCACCCGCGCTCACCGCGGGTGAGCTCCCCTCCGGCAACACGCAGGTGCTCGTCGACGCAGACTCCGCCGCCGACGCGGGCATCGCCGTCGGCGACTCCATCGAGCTGCTCACCGAGGCAAGCCCCAAGCCGGTCACCGTGACCGTCTCCGGCCTGGCCGAACCGAGCATGAACCCGATGACGGCCGCCAACATGCAGATCTACGGCCTGCCCCACCTGCTGGACGCGACGCTGACCAACGAGCAGCTGTCCCAGGTCACCGCGCTCCACCTCAAGCTGGATCCGGGCGCCGACCCAGAGGCCGTCGCCGCCGATGTCTCGGCCGCCCTCGCCGACTCCGACGCGGGCCCCATCTCCGTGCAGACCGCCGAGGCGCAGGTCCTGGCCGAGGTCGACCAGATGACCGGCGGCAACCAGGCCATCACGCTCATCCTCATGGTCTTCGTGCTCGTCGCCCTGGTCGTGACAGGCCTCGTCGTGGTCAACACGTTCTCCGTGCTGCTAGCCCAGCGCATCCGCGAACTCGCGCTGCTGCGCACGATCGGCGCCTCGCGGGGCCAGCTGAACCGCTCGGTCCTCGTCGAGGCGGCGATCGTCGGCTTCGTCTCCTCCCTGCTGGGCGTCGGACTGGCAACGCTGATCATGACGGGCCTCGTCGCCTTCGCGCAGACGTTCCCGGCCGCCGGATTCGTAACCCTGGCCGTCCCGGTGGAGGCTGTCGTCATCACGACTGTCGTCGGCACGCTGCTGACCCTCGCCGCTGCCTGGTGGCCGGCACGCAAAGCCACCCGGGTCGCACCGCTCGAGGCCATGCGGCCCTCAGACGCAACCACCGAGACTCAGCGCCTCGGCCGTGTGCGCATCGTCTTCGGCGCGGTCCTGACCCTCCTTGGCGGCGCCGTGCTCGGGCTCGGCGCGGCGCAGGGGCAGCTCGTCGTCGGCTTCGCCGGTGGCCTCGTCTCCTTCATCGGCCTGCTCCTGCTCGCACCCCTGTTCGTCCTCCCGGCGATCGCGGGCATCGGCCGCCTGACCGGCCGCACGGTTCCGGCCCGTCTGGCCTCCCTCAACGCGGTGCGCAATCCCTCACGCACCGCTGCGACGGCTACCGCGCTGCTGATCGGCGTCACTCTCGTGACGATGATGATGACCGGTGCGCAGACTGCGAAGGCGACGTTCGACTCCCGCCTCGCCGGGGAGTTCCTCGTCGACGCTACCGTCGACGGAAGCATGGCCGGCGTCGAACTGGACGCGGATTCGGTCGCCACCGTCGCGACCCTCGACGGCGTCGAGTCCGTAGTCCTCGCGACGCCCGCCGCAAGCGAAGAGTCCGGCATGACGGTCTTCTCCGCCGGCGCGGACGAGCTGGCCTCCATCCTGAACGACCCGTCTCTCGTCCCGGGCACAGGTGAGGTGACGGTGCCCCAGTACGTCAAGGACGACCTCGTCGTTCCGACCAAAGACGGCACGACGACGCTGACCTCTATCATCAGCCAGAGCATCGCGGTGCCGCCCTTCGTCACCACGGAGACGGCAGCGACGCTCGGCGGCAAGGCCCCCGACTATCCGGCGGCCCTGTGGATCAAGGCCGAACCCGGCGTCGATCCGGCCGCGGCGCTCGAGATGCGCGCAGACATCGCGGCGGCGCTTGGCGTCGAGGAGTACTCGGTCAGCGGAGGCCTGATGGAGAAGGGCCTCTTCACGCAGATCATCGACGGCCTGCTCATGGTCGTGATTGGGCTCCTTGCGGTCGCCGTCCTCATCGCTGTTATCGGCGTCGCCAATACGCTGAGCCTGTCCGTGCTCGAGCGCACCCGCGAGAACTCGCTGCTGCGGGCCCTCGGCCTGCGCGCCCGCCAACTCCGGTCGATGCTCTCGCTGGAGTCCGTCCTCGTCGGCGTCACGGCCGCCGTCCTGGGCATCGTGCTGGGGTCGGTCTACGGCGTGCTCGGCGTCCAGTCGGCCCTCGGCACGATGGCCGCGACGGTCGTCTCGATCCCGTGGCTGCAACTGGTCGCGGTCCTGGCCATCGCGGTGCTCGCCGCGTGGCTCGCCTCGGTGGTCCCGGGCCGCCGAGCGGCCCGTCTCTCCCCCGTGGAGGGCCTGGCCAGCGAGTAG
- a CDS encoding branched-chain amino acid aminotransferase, with amino-acid sequence MEFSQQLSTTPKSDEERAAVLANPGFGDHFTDHTAVIDWNWTHDGGRWSNARIEPYGPIALDPAASVLHYGQEIFEGLKAYRHADGTVWSFRPEANADRFNKSAQRLALPELPVEAFVESLKEIVKADRSWVPTGDGEALYLRPFMIATEAFLGVRPAREVSYRVIASPAGNYFGGELKPVNIWLSTKYARAGRGGTGEAKCGGNYAASLAAQLEAEENGCQQVLFLDPFNDDAVEELGGMNVFFVFDDGRVVTPTLNGTILHGVTRKSVIQLLKDRGLTVEERKFTLDEWRRTAANGTLREVFACGTAAVITPIGQLKTAEGDIASPALAADSVTLGIREELLGIQTGAVADKHGWLTRLA; translated from the coding sequence ATGGAATTCTCCCAGCAGCTCTCAACCACCCCCAAGAGCGACGAGGAGCGCGCCGCCGTACTCGCCAACCCGGGATTCGGCGACCACTTCACCGACCACACCGCGGTGATCGACTGGAATTGGACCCACGACGGCGGCCGCTGGTCGAACGCGCGCATCGAGCCATACGGCCCGATCGCCCTCGACCCCGCCGCATCCGTCCTGCACTACGGTCAGGAGATCTTCGAAGGTCTCAAGGCCTACCGGCATGCGGACGGAACCGTCTGGTCCTTCCGTCCCGAGGCCAACGCGGATCGCTTCAACAAGTCGGCACAGCGCCTGGCGCTGCCGGAGCTGCCCGTCGAGGCGTTTGTCGAATCGCTGAAGGAGATCGTCAAGGCTGATCGCTCCTGGGTCCCCACGGGCGACGGCGAGGCGCTCTACCTGCGTCCGTTCATGATCGCCACCGAGGCCTTCCTCGGCGTGCGTCCAGCGCGCGAAGTTTCCTACCGGGTCATCGCCTCGCCGGCGGGAAACTACTTCGGTGGCGAGCTGAAGCCCGTCAACATCTGGCTCTCGACCAAGTACGCGCGCGCCGGCCGCGGCGGCACGGGCGAGGCAAAGTGCGGCGGCAACTACGCCGCGTCGCTAGCCGCCCAGCTCGAGGCGGAGGAGAATGGGTGCCAGCAGGTGCTTTTCCTCGACCCGTTCAACGACGACGCCGTCGAGGAGCTCGGCGGCATGAACGTGTTTTTCGTGTTCGACGACGGACGAGTTGTGACCCCGACACTCAACGGAACCATCCTGCACGGCGTGACGCGCAAATCGGTCATCCAACTGCTCAAGGACCGCGGACTCACCGTCGAGGAGCGCAAGTTCACCCTCGACGAGTGGCGCCGCACGGCCGCGAACGGCACCTTGCGCGAGGTCTTCGCGTGCGGCACCGCGGCCGTGATCACCCCGATCGGTCAGCTGAAGACCGCCGAAGGCGACATCGCCTCGCCCGCACTGGCTGCCGATTCCGTGACCCTGGGCATCCGCGAGGAACTGCTGGGCATCCAGACGGGCGCAGTCGCCGACAAGCACGGCTGGCTCACCCGACTCGCTTGA
- a CDS encoding sensor histidine kinase, producing the protein MAWHRSADQWLRDHPAHVDTVTAVALWLFCGGLTVVIGSAVSPSQALLVFVITSLELLPLAWRRTKVTLSAGLIILACLLHLALLPTYLPSIVAVPIVVFTLAKYGRRWESTTGLALALLGAILSTVSFGAVGGYFDAGYMIFNALVIMLGILVVWTSGDLARTRRLNVHALEERTARLEKEQAAERAAAAADERARIARDMHDVVAHSLSVMIAQADGGRYAAAQSPDTARQALETIAATGRESLREMRRLLGVLRNDGDAAYRPQPSVADLSELVETVSATGQPVELFVHGTRTNRLPQGAELVVYRAVQEALTNVLKHAGPAAAARVDVRWAPDGIHVAVTDNGRGSQADSSGEGSRLGLPGMRERVSLYGGTMTAAPLPRGGFAVSLFIPVSEDA; encoded by the coding sequence ATGGCATGGCATCGCAGCGCGGATCAATGGCTCCGCGACCACCCCGCGCATGTCGACACCGTCACCGCGGTTGCGCTCTGGCTCTTCTGCGGCGGCCTGACCGTCGTCATCGGTTCCGCCGTCAGCCCGAGTCAGGCGCTCCTCGTCTTCGTCATCACCTCGCTCGAGCTCCTGCCGCTCGCCTGGCGTCGCACCAAGGTCACCCTGTCGGCAGGCCTCATCATCCTCGCCTGCCTCCTGCACCTGGCACTCCTGCCCACGTACCTGCCGTCCATCGTGGCCGTACCCATCGTGGTCTTCACGCTTGCGAAATACGGGCGGCGCTGGGAGTCCACGACCGGGCTCGCGCTCGCCCTGCTCGGCGCGATCCTCTCGACGGTCTCGTTCGGGGCCGTCGGCGGGTACTTCGACGCCGGCTACATGATCTTCAACGCACTCGTCATCATGCTCGGCATCCTGGTCGTCTGGACCTCGGGCGACCTCGCCCGGACCCGCCGACTCAACGTGCACGCCCTCGAAGAACGCACCGCCCGCCTCGAGAAGGAGCAGGCGGCCGAGCGTGCCGCCGCGGCCGCCGACGAGCGGGCGCGCATCGCCCGGGACATGCACGACGTCGTCGCCCACTCCCTCTCCGTCATGATCGCCCAGGCCGATGGCGGGCGCTACGCCGCCGCGCAGTCCCCCGATACGGCGCGGCAGGCCCTCGAGACGATCGCCGCCACCGGGCGCGAGTCGCTGCGGGAGATGCGTCGACTCCTCGGGGTCCTGCGCAACGACGGCGATGCCGCGTACCGGCCGCAGCCCAGCGTCGCCGACCTGTCCGAACTCGTGGAGACCGTCTCCGCCACCGGTCAACCAGTCGAGTTGTTCGTGCACGGGACACGGACGAACCGGCTGCCGCAGGGTGCCGAACTCGTCGTCTACCGCGCCGTCCAGGAGGCCCTCACGAACGTCCTCAAACATGCGGGACCCGCGGCCGCGGCGCGCGTCGACGTGCGCTGGGCGCCCGATGGCATCCACGTCGCCGTCACGGACAACGGCCGCGGATCGCAAGCCGACAGTTCCGGCGAAGGCTCGCGCCTCGGCCTGCCGGGCATGCGCGAACGCGTTAGTCTCTACGGCGGCACGATGACCGCGGCGCCACTGCCACGCGGAGGCTTCGCCGTCTCGCTCTTCATTCCAGTTTCGGAGGATGCATGA
- a CDS encoding response regulator, whose protein sequence is MNAPTAPIRVALVDDQTLVRSGFRMLINSQPDLEVVAEAGTGREALASPVVARADVILMDIRMPDIDGIEATQRILDAAAGAADAEAAGTGEQGPRIVVLTTFDLDEYALAAIHAGASGFLLKDAPPEELLEAIRTVHRGDAVIAPSTTRRLLNHVAPMLRADLQAESPDHRAVASLTAREREVFELMAQGASNPEIAGQLFLSEATVKSHVRRVLSKLNARDRVQAVVIAYSTGVVAP, encoded by the coding sequence ATGAACGCACCAACCGCCCCCATCCGGGTCGCGCTCGTCGACGACCAGACCCTCGTCCGCAGCGGGTTCCGGATGCTCATCAACTCCCAGCCCGACCTCGAGGTCGTCGCCGAAGCGGGGACTGGCCGCGAGGCGCTGGCCTCCCCCGTGGTGGCGCGCGCCGACGTGATCCTCATGGACATCCGCATGCCGGACATCGACGGCATCGAAGCGACCCAGCGGATTCTCGACGCTGCCGCGGGCGCCGCCGATGCCGAAGCAGCCGGGACGGGCGAACAGGGCCCCCGCATCGTGGTGCTCACGACCTTCGACCTGGACGAGTACGCCCTCGCGGCCATCCACGCCGGCGCCAGCGGATTCCTCCTCAAAGACGCGCCGCCCGAGGAACTGCTCGAGGCCATTCGCACCGTCCACCGCGGCGACGCCGTCATCGCCCCCTCGACGACGCGTCGACTCCTCAACCACGTGGCCCCGATGCTGCGCGCCGATCTGCAGGCCGAATCCCCCGACCACCGCGCCGTCGCATCGTTGACGGCGCGCGAGCGGGAGGTCTTCGAACTCATGGCCCAGGGCGCCTCGAACCCGGAGATCGCAGGGCAGCTGTTCCTCTCGGAGGCGACAGTCAAGTCGCATGTGCGCCGCGTCCTGTCCAAACTCAACGCCCGAGACCGCGTCCAGGCCGTCGTCATCGCCTACAGCACCGGAGTTGTCGCCCCCTGA